From a single Artemia franciscana chromosome 9, ASM3288406v1, whole genome shotgun sequence genomic region:
- the LOC136030765 gene encoding uncharacterized protein LOC136030765 — protein sequence MMKVRRIGKVKTIQISCGVFARRHITIDLWFAATVVTSGIMASASELQGFSNDVPELKSRLEYATGRRQPIKTTTKRVGATHVKPMASKPSVYGQQIAPTAQFAPQHNIAPQPPAYGQQRTTNATPITSLLSQQVAPAQPSLYGNQRPSTPSIVSQQAPPLITSQQAPPPIASPKAPSIQAMQQAAYGTSGSSTFLPAAQAATASIPAKPVFQPTVPAPMACP from the exons ATGATGAAAGTGAGGCGCATTGGGAAAGTGAAGACGATCCAAATAAGCTGTGGTGTATTTGCCAGACGTCACATAACAATCGATTTATGGTTTGCTGCGACAGTTGTGACGAGTGGTATCATGGCCAGTGCGTCGGAGTTACAAGGATTCTCG AATGATGTACCGGAATTGAAAAGTAGACTTGAATATGCCACTGGACGGCGGCAGCCAATCAAAACTACTACCAAACGAGTTGGAGCCACACATGTCAAACCTATGGCATCGAAGCCTTCTGTTTATGGACAGCAGATAGCGCCCACTGCACAATTCGCTCCTCAACATAATATCGCCCCACAGCCTCCTGCTTATGGACAACAACGTACTACTAATGCGACGCCTATTACGTCACTCCTTTCTCAGCAAGTTGCTCCTGCTCAACCCTCTCTTTATGGAAATCAGCGTCCATCGACTCCGTCAATTGTTTCTCAGCAAGCTCCACCGTTAATTACTTCTCAGCAAGCTCCACCGCCTATTGCTTCTCCGAAAGCACCGTCCATTCAAGCCATGCAACAGGCAGCATATGGAACTTCTGGATCCAGTACCTTTTTGCCTGCTGCTCAAGCTGCGACGGCTTCTATACCCGCTAAACCAGTGTTTCAACCAACTGTGCCTGCCCCAATGGCCTGTCCCTGA